A genomic segment from Gossypium hirsutum isolate 1008001.06 chromosome D04, Gossypium_hirsutum_v2.1, whole genome shotgun sequence encodes:
- the LOC107926015 gene encoding probable membrane-associated kinase regulator 4 gives MAALSHFSNNLEEEEEDEYIDMEVSSRSKNMVSNPISREFEFQMSSVSIEKEPTNSPADELFYKGKLLPLHLPPRLQMVQKLLQNSITEPHKKDISPSESSGDQLEHSNGGSSENPKKSWTKKLKQIKQSSIGSKLKKASRVYLRYLFGNYKSTKKAPLEQDMSGNAHRRSFSMASKRHSSGSSNGQQHLLVLKRSSSVNAEMESPIQGAIAHCKQSQQAWVRSRRTVSEVGVFSFSVSDMKCSW, from the coding sequence ATGGCGGCACTAAGCCACTTCTCAAATAACCttgaagaggaagaagaggatGAATACATTGACATGGAAGTGAGCTCACGTTCTAAGAACATGGTCTCCAACCCCATAAGCAGAGAGTTCGAGTTCCAAATGTCTTCAGTTTCCATTGAAAAAGAGCCCACAAATTCCCCAGCTGATGAGCTTTTTTACAAGGGGAAACTCCTTCCTCTTCACCTTCCTCCTCGCCTGCAAATGGTGCAAAAATTGCTGCAAAACTCCATTACCGAACCTCACAAGAAAGACATCTCACCTTCCGAGTCTAGTGGAGATCAGCTGGAGCATTCAAATGGCGGAAGTAGTGAAAACCCGAAGAAATCATGGACCAAAAAGCTTAAGCAGATAAAGCAATCCTCCATCGGTTCAAAGCTGAAGAAGGCTTCTAGGGTTTATCTCAGATATTTATTTGGTAATTATAAATCAACAAAGAAAGCTCCATTAGAGCAAGACATGAGTGGAAATGCACATAGAAGATCGTTTTCAATGGCCAGCAAACGCCATTCATCTGGATCTTCAAATGGACAACAGCATTTGCTGGTTCTTAAACGAAGCAGCAGTGTAAACGCAGAGATGGAGAGCCCCATTCAAGGAGCCATTGCACATTGCAAGCAGTCTCAGCAGGCATGGGTTAGGTCAAGAAGAACAGTTAGCGAAGTTGGGGTGTTCTCATTTTCAGTTTCAGACATGAAATGCAGTTGGTGA